A window of Aurantibacillus circumpalustris genomic DNA:
AGACTCTTTAACAGAAGAACAATGGCTGCGTGGATACATCCATCCCGAAAAAAATAGAGAGGTGAAGTTAAACGAATTTGCGGGCTCATATGCCTGGCATGGAGAACATCATTTGGCGCATATTACCGAGTTGAAGAAAAAAATGGGCTGGGTCTGACTTCGACTACCCTTCGACAAGCTCAAGGCAGGCTGTTCAGTCTGACTGTAGCTTCGCGGACACACTGCTTTTTTCAACACAGAAAAAGTTGAGGGACAGAGGAACACGGAGAGATTTTCGAACACTAATTAGAATGAATCTCAGTGGCTCGGTGCCTCAGTCCCTCTGTGTTAAATTAGGAGTGGTAGTGGTTTTAATTTTACCATAAACTCCCTATCTTTGCAGCCTAATGAACGAATTTAGAGAAGAGCTACTAATTAAACTTTCTATTCCGATTTATGCTCTTGTAATTGGACTGGAAATTTTCTATAGTTATTGGCATGATAAAAAATATTATTCTACCAAAGGAATTTTATCAAACATATATTTAACTGCGCTTAATTTTTCTTTGGATATTTTGGTGCGTGGAATTTGTCTTGGAGTACTCTGGTATTTTTACCAATTTAAATTCACAGAAGTTAATAAAGAGATTCATCCGTTATTATATTGGAGTGTACTTTTAGTTGCTCAGGATTTTCTTTTTTATTGGTTACATCGCGTAGACCATTACTGTCGCTTATTTTGGGCGGTGCATGTTACACATCATTCATCGGAAGAATTTAATTTAACTGTTGGTTTTCGATCTTCCGTTTTTCAACCTCTGTATCGTTTTATTTATTTTATTCCACTTTCATTTGTAGGATTTGATCCTTTGGATGTGATGTTTATGTACGCAGCTACGCAAATATTCGGAATTTTAATTCACACCAAAACCGTTGACAAGCTTGGTTTCTTAGAATGGTTCTTTTCAACGCCTTCGCATCACCGTGTGCACCACGCCTGTAACATAAAATATCTTGATAAAAACATGGGGATGGTTTTTATTATTTGGGATCGTTTGTTTGGCACTTTTGAAGAAGAAAAAGAAGAGGTTGTATATGGTTTAACAAGTAATTTAAAATCCTACAATCCTGTCAACATGGTTTTTCATGAGTGGAAAAATATTCTCAGCGATATTATAAAAAAGAAAGCGCCACTCAAAGCTAAAATTATGTACGTATTTGGTCCGCCAGGATGGAGTCACGATGGCAGCACAAAAACAAGCAGACAATTACGCGCTGAACTAAAAAACAAAAACAAGCATTGATGGCAAAACTATCCGCCGTCGAGCGTTTAAAGCACGTTAAAACCTTATTAAAAATTGAACGTGACGAAGATTATCGTTTATACAAAGAACTATTTTTACGTGTAAATCTTGAGCAACGAAAAAAAAACGGCGTCACCTGGTACCCCATAAAAATAAATAACGAAGAGTTAGGCTCAGGTGAACTTTTGCATTTAGAAATTGAACGCACGTCGCAAATTGACAAACCACATCAATTCAGTTCTGGAAAAAACGTAAGTCTCTTTAGCAATCAGCAAAACGAAACGCATGAAATAACCGGCACAATTAAATCAGTTTCTAAAAATTCTTTGAAGCTTATTATTCACTGTGATGAACTGCCCGACTGGTGCTACGAAGGAAAACTAGGTTTAAATATACAATTCGACGATAACAGTTATAACGAAATGCAACGCGCTTTGGATCAGGTGATAGATGCAAAGCACAACCGAGTTGCCGAATTGAGAGAAATGATAGAAGGGGAGTTACCGCTGACTTTTGAAAAAATAAATGATGAGCTTTTGATTCCTCAGCTAAATTTATCACAAAACAGAGCGATTCGCCATGTAATGTCTGTGAAAGATATCGGCGTAGTGCATGGTCCGCCCGGCACAGGAAAAACAACAAGTTTAGTACAAGCGATTCGCTTAACCTTACAAACAGAAAAACAAGTTTTGGTATGTGCACCAACTAATTCAGCAGTAGATCTTTTAACAGAAAAATTAGTTGAACTAGGGATCGATGTATTACGTTTAGGTCACCCCGCGCGTATGGCTGAAGAATTGCTCGCTAGCAGCATGGATGGAAAAATTTCCTCCTCACCTTATTACAAAGACATAAAAAATCTACGCCGAAATGCTGAAGAGTATTTCAAAATGGCTGGTAAATATAAACGGAAGTTTGGAAAAGAAGAAGCGCAGCAACGAGCAGCTCTTTATACAGAAGCTAAAAATTGCATTAAGGAAGCGCGTTTGCTAGAAGATTTTATTGTAGATGAATTATTTAAAACTTCCCAGGTAATTTGCTGTACTCCTGTAACAAGTACACACAGAGCACTTGTTCGAAAACGGTTTGATACTTTGTTTTTTGATGAGGCTTCTCAAGCACTAGAACCAATGGTGTGGATTCCGCTTTTAAAGTGTAAGCGTTTGATTTTATCAGGTGATCATTTTCAATTACCACCTGTTGTAAAAAGCATAGAGGCAAAGCGCGGTGGACTTGATGAAACTTTATTAGACAAATGTATTAGTTTAAAAGATTCAGTTGTACTCCTAAATAGGCAGTATAGAATGAATACAGCTATAATGGGCTTTAGCAATTCGTACTTTTATAAAAACGAATTAATTGCTGATGAAACAGTGGCTACACACGTTTTAGTGAACGATGAAGAATCTTACCTAAGTAAAAGCATTGAATTTATTGATACAGCTGGATGTAGTTTTGATGAAATCCAGAATCCTGAAACATTGAGTTATTCAAATCCAAAAGAAGGAAATATCCTTTTCAAACATTTACAACAACTTCTTATTGATTACTCAACTCAAACCGATTTAGCTTCCATTTCTATAGGAATAATTTCTCCTTACAAAGAACAGCGTGAGTGGTTAAAGGAAAACATCACACAGCTAGAATTAGAAAAAGGTAAATTAAGTTCTTTGAGTGTAAAAACAATTGACGGCTTCCAAGGAGAAGAAAGAGATGTTATCTATATTAGTCTTGTTCGAAGTAATGATAATCACGAAATTGGTTTTTTAAATGATTTGCGACGCATGAATGTTGCGATAACGCGGGCAAAGAAAAAACTCGTAGTGATTGGTGACAGCGCTACAATTGCTTCAAGCGACTTTTATCAAAGTTTTTTGGAGTATTGCGAAAAAAACGGAATGTACAGAACGGCCTGGGAATGGGCTAATTGAGCCTAGTTCATTAAACTAGTTTTTAATAATTTTTTTAAATACTTTTTCTCCCATCTTTTCTTGAATTGAAAGAATGTATATCCCAGCAGCCAATGATTCTAAGTTCAAATGTTGCTCTGTTTGGTTAGAATTGAATTGAAAAATTATTTTACCGGAAAGATCAGTTAGCGAAAGTTGGTAGGGTTTCAGGTTTTGTTTATTCATTGAAATATTTAATTCTGTGCTGAAAGGCTGAGGCGATATTTGCAGTAAGGAATTTAAAGATTTAATTTCTTCGATGCCAACAGTTGTGCTTGTTAGTTTTAAAACAAACGCATCTGTTAGTCCATTTGTGACTAGTTTAAAACCAGCCAAGTCGGCGTTTGACTGAAAAAAACCAGTACAAAACAGTGCTTCATCAAGACCAACACAAATACCATATGCACAATCAACATTCAAGCCGCCCATTCCCAGAGCCCATTGCACAGTACCTGCATCCTTTTTTAATTTAATTAAAAAGGCATCTGTGTTGCCATTTGAAATCAGCATTTTATCATCAAAACCTACAAAACCACTGAATTGTCCGGCAACATAAATATATCCATTTTGATCTTGCGCTATCGCACTTCCCTGTTCATAACCTGTTGCACCAAACTGATGCACCCAAATAAGTGAACCGTCACTAGCATTGCGTTTCGAAATAAACATATCTGCGCTTCCGATTGAAGTTAGTGTTGTGGTGCTAAAAGCGCAACTGTTTTCGAATTTTCCAGTCGTAAAAACATATCCGTCAGAACCAGCAACAATTCCATTACCGTTATCATTTCCTGAACCACCTGAGGAACTTGCCCAAGCAACATTTCCAGTACTTCCATAATGTTTTGAAATAAAAATATCTTGATATTTTTCTGAAGACAAAGTATATGATCCCAATGTAACAGCACTTTCAAAATTACCTGTCATATATACATCTCCTGCAGCATCACAACTTACTGATGTTCCGATGGAATACCCAGAACTTCCATAATTTTTAACCCAAGCTACATTGCCAGTAGTATTTGTTCGCATCAGAAAAATATTATAATTCGTTCCTATAGGATTAATTGTAAATGTTCCAAAATTTGCGATTCCTTGAAAGTAACCACAAGTAAATATATTTCCTTGTAAATCACTTGCCAGCGACAAACCACCATCATTGCCTGTGCCACCTATTTTTTTTACCCATAAAATTGTGCCAAGAGAGTCTAGTTTCGCCAGGAAAGAGTCAGAAGATCCATTGGACGTTAATACAGAACTACCAAACACGGCCATTCCGCTGAATCTTCCTGTGAAATAAATATTTCCAGAAGGGTCGCAAACAATGGCGTTTCCTACATCTTCATTGGAACCACCCATTCGTTTCGCCCACTTCACCTTTCCATCAATAGCACTCGATTTAGCGATAAATATATCTCCCTTCCCGTCTGACGTTAAATTATACGTTCCGAATGTAGAGGTTCCACTAAATGTACCTATAGAGTAAATATTTCCGAGTAAATCGGCTGCAGTGCAAGCACCAATGTCGCCTTCAGGCCCACCCATCTGTTTTGCCCATTCGGGTTGGGCAACTAAACTAAAAACATTAAATAAATTAATCGTAATAATTAATTTACAAAACACATTTTGTAAGCTTAGATTTTTAGAATGACGTTTTAAATTTGTCATGCTTTATTTGGTTTAGTACTTTGGGATATATAGAGAACTTGATTAAGATCCAGATTGAATAAATGTATTGTTGTTTTTTTTATTCATGTGTTTTAAATTGGCGAAATACATTGCAATAAATATTAGATCGATTAAAACGCCAATTATCAGGCCAATTGAAGATTGATTTTTTGAACTTGTACCCATATCGAATGAATAAAAGTGGGTTGATAATTCTGCAATTGCGTAAACGACAAATCCAATTTTCTCAAGACGCCACATCATTATAACGCCAATCAAAGAAAAAATATTCGAAATTAGAGTATAAACGCAAACCATGCCAAAACTATGAACAAATTGCATTGGCTCTATTTCATCAAACTGAGGGTTACTTTCCACTACTTTTTCCCATAGCTTTTCAATTGTAGTGGCATCCAAGCTCAATGCCATAGCGCCAATACAACAAATAAGAATCATTAATCCACATGCTACAAAAGATAAAATACAAATAATTTTTAAAAAATCTGGGCGTTGAAGTTCGCCATTAGATTCATCCATAAATTGATCGTAATTCGTAGGTTCCATAATTTCTTAATTTTTTGCAAAGTAAAAATGCTAATAAAAAGGCGAAAAAACTAATTAAAACAAAAGCTTTAGGTAGCTTTTAGCATAAAGGAATTTAGCAATAAAAGAAAATACTTTTTTACATAATTATTTATTACGCAAATTGGTTAAGCGAAATAGAAAGCAATATTCTTGCCAATAAATATATTCATTAAAATAACTTACAGTAGGTCGTTAGCCAAATTAGCCAAAGCACTGCGCTCTCCTTTTTCTAGAGTAATATGCGCATATAATGTTTGTCCCTTTAATTTGTCAATCATATAACTTAAACCATTACTCTGTGAATCGAGATAAGGCGTATCTATTTGATGAATATCTCCTGTGAAAATAATTTTAGTGTTTTCGCCGGCACGAGTAATAATTGTTTTTACTTCATGCGGCGTTAAGTTTTGTGCTTCATCAACAATAAAAAAGACATTGCTTAAACTTCTTCCACGAATGTACGCAAGAGGACATACTACCAGTTTCTGCGCCTCCACCATTTCGTTTAGCTGTTTATGCTCTTTATCTTTTTCACTAAACAAACTACGGATGTATTTTAAATTATCCCAAAGCGGCTCCATATATGGGTTTAGCTTACTGTTAACATCACCTGGTAAGTATCCAATGTCTTTATTACTTAAAGGGACCACAGGGCGCGCCAAATAAATTTGGTGATAATTTCTTCTTAGTTCTAATGCTCCTGCCAGAGATAGTAAAGTTTTTCCTGTTCCAGCAACACCTTGAATAGTTACCAGTTTAATATCAGGATTCATAATTGCATCCAGAGCAAATGCTTGCTCAGCATTTTTAGGAATTACACCAAAGGCAGCGGTTTTAATTACACGCTCCATAGAATCGTTTTCCTTATCATACCGTGCTAAAACGCTTTGTGAACCATTTTTTAAAACGTAGTAATGATTTGGCACACCGCCCTTTTTTAAAATTGGTTTGGCAGGAGAATTTCCTTTATTATAAATGTTGGTAATTTGTTCGTTGGTTGCTTTAACATCCTCTGTGTTGCCAGTATAAAGCTCATCAACCGATTTAATTTTACCGGTTTCGTAATCCTCCGCTAGTAAATTTAGACTCTTCGCTTTGATGCGCAGATTCACGTCCTTAGTCACCAAAATTACTTTACGGCCTGGATGCGTTTCTGAAACATACAAAGCAGTATTTAAAATACGGTGATCGGCTTTACGGTCATCAAATATTTTTTCCGCGTTTACTTTTGAAGAACTATTAAGTTCAATTTTGAATTTTCCACGGGTTGGTCCGTTAATGGACGTCCAGTTTTGAAGGCTTTCCTGACTATGTTTATCAATATACCGCGTAAATTCCCGCGCTGAATAATTCTTTGTATCATTGCCCTTTTTAAAGTTATCTAACTCTTCAAGAACTGTAATTGGAATTACCACATCGTGTTCTGCAAAATTTCTCATTGCAGTGTGGTCGTAAATAATAACAGAGGTATCTAACACAAATATTTTTCGTTCACCGATACTTGTTTTGCCTGCGCGTTTAGCCATAGAAATAAATTAAATAACTTGTGATAAAACTATTAATTGAGAATTGCTTTTTTTGTTAAGACCGAAATTGATTTGAACAAGAACCTGTTTATTCTATCCGAATGGTTATTAGACGTTTACCGTAAATACTTTGGGAAGGGATGATAGAATGGATCATATAGTAGTGGTTTTGATTTTCTCCCAAAGTAGGGTATTGACCAATTACTTGCATAAATTATTACTAACAGATTATTAAAAATAAGTTGATGTATTCTCAATTTATAGACAAATAAAGATTGTTATTTTTGCGCCACAAATTTTTATATATGCTTATGATAAAAAATAATTGGACGAAAAAAGAAATTTCTGAAATTTATAACCGTCCCCTACTCGACCTGGTTTTTGAAGCCGCCAGCATTCACCGTAAAAACAATGATTATTCTGAAGTACAAATTAGTTCTTTGATATCAATTAAAACAGGAGGTTGCCCTGAAGACTGCTCTTACTGTCCACAAGCAGCGCGTTATAACACCGACGTTAATACGCACGGCATGATGAAATTGGAAGAAGTAAAACAGGTTGCACAAGCTGCTAAAGATGGCGGATCGTCGCGTTTATGTATGGGTGCTGCCTGGAGAGAAGTGCGCGATAACCGCGATTTTGACAAGGTGTTAGAAATGGTGAAAACTGTGAATGCCCTGGATATTGAAGTGTGTTGCACCTTAGGCATGCTAAACTACGAACAAGCGCAAAAATTAAAAGATGCGGGATTATTTGCATACAATCACAACATTGATACTTCAGAAGAACATTATAAAAATATTATAAGTACAAGAACGTACGATGACCGTTTAAAAACAATTGAAAATGTTCGCAAAGCAGATCTCACTGTTTGCTCTGGCGGCATTGTTGGTTTAGGTGAAACAGTGGAGGATAGAGTTGGTATGCTTCATTTATTAGCAACCCTTCCAAAGCATCCAGAATCTGTTCCTATTAACGCACTCGTTCCTGTAAAGGGGACTCCTCTTGAAAATCAAACGCGTGTTTCAATATGGGATATGTTGCGTATGATTGCTACGACAAGAATTATAATGCCTAAAACAGTGGTGCGTCTTTCTGCCGGAAGATTGGAAATGACAGTACCAGAACAAGCTTTGTGTTTTATGGCAGGAGCCAATTCAATTTTTGCTGGTGATAAATTATTAACTACACCAAATCCTTCTACGCAAGATGATATGCAGATGTTTGAAACACTAGGTCTTCATGCACGCAAGGCTTTTAAAGGAACTGAGCGTGAAAAGGAAGTTGTGACAAACTAAAATCGTTTTTGATTTATTGAAAATGGAACTAGTTAACAAGAAAATTCAAGATAAACTTCAGGAAGCGCTTGATAAGAGACTTGAAGCTTCTTTGTATAGATCGTTACAAGCGAATGATGCACTCATAGACTTTTGTTCGAACGATTACTTAAGTTTTGCTCGCTCTGAAAAAATAAAAACTGCTGTGACACAAACTTTACAAGATTTCGATTTTTTATCCGGCTCAACCGGCTCTCGTTCGATATCCGGAAACACGGTATTCGCTGAAAATCTGGAAAAAAAGATTGCGCAATTTCATCAAGCAGAAGCAGGATTAATTTTTAATTCAGGGTATGATGCCAATGTTGGCTTGTTTTCGTGCATAGCCTCTAAAGGCGACACAATTATTTGTGATGAATTAATTCATGCTAGCATCATTGATGGCTGTCGTTTAAGTCACGCCACACGTTATCGATTTGCGCATAATAATTTGAGTGATTTAGAAAAAAAACTCACCCATGCAACGGGAACAATTTTTGTGGCTGTTGAATCTATTTATTCGATGGACGGAGACAGTAGTGACTTAAGAAGAATTTCAGGACTCTGTGATAAATACAATGCAAATTTAATAGTGGATGAGGCCCATGCTACAGGTGTTTACGGCGAAAATGGACGAGGACTTGTAAATCACTTTAAATTGGAAAATAAAGTCTTCGCAAGAATTCACACTTTTGGAAAAGCAATGGGTTGTCATGGTGCAATTGTGCTTGGCAAAGAAACTCTTCGTAATTATCTCATTAATTTTGCTCGCTCATTTATTTTTACAACAGCATTGCCAGCATCATCTCTGATAAATATTTCATGTGCATATCATGCATTGGAAGAAGTAAACTTTGATAATGCTTTTCTACACATTTTGATTCAGCGATTTAAAAACAACTTTAAAGGCGTTGACGGGGTTTATGTAATCGAAGGAGAAAGCCCTATTCAAAGTGTGGTAATTGGAGGGAATGAAAAAACGCGAAGAGTTGCACAACAACTGCAAGCCGCGGGCTTTGACGTAAGAGCCATTTTAAGTCCATCTGTTCCAGTTGGAAAAGAGCGACTAAGAATTAGTCTTCATATGCACAATACAGAAAAGCAAGTTGATGAATTATGTTCAACATTAACTAAAATTTTAAGCTCATGAGAACAATTGTTATAGCAGGTATAGGAACAGAGGTTGGTAAAACAGTTGTTTCAGCGGTTCTTGTTGAAGCATTGCAAGCAGACTACTGGAAACCGATTCAGGCAGGAGATCTTGAACATAGCGACACTTTAAAGGTTCAAAAATTAGTAAGTTCAAAGCAGAGTTTTTTCCATTCTGAAAAATACCGTTTAAACACGCCCATGTCGCCACACGCGGCTGCAGAAATAGATAGTACAGAAATAAACTTGAAAGCCTTAAACATTCCTGAAACTAAAAACAACCTGATTATTGAATTAGCGGGAGGCTTGATGGTTCCTCTTAATTCGGAAAAATTAAATCTTGATCTTTTAAAAAGCTGGATGGTACCTGTGATTTTAGTATCCAAAAATTATTTAGGTAGTATTAATCATACTTTATTGTCGCTGGAAGTTTTAAAAACAAATAAGGTTCCTGTATTAGGTATTATTTTCAATGGGATTGAGAATAAAAGTACGGAAGAGTTTATTTTAAACTATTCCAACATGCACTGTATTGGAAGAATTGAAGAATTACCTGAATTAAATAAAAAAATTATTAAAGTTCAAGCGGAAAAAATAAAATCTGAACTTCAAAAATTATTATAGAATGACCTTAAGCGAACGTGATGCTACTGTTATCTGGCATCCTTACACACAAATGAAAACAGCTCAGACACCCATACCTATCTTAAGAGGTGAAGGGGTTTATTTATTTGACGAAAATGATAAAAAATATTTAGATGCTGTTTCTTCCTGGTGGGTAAATTTGCACGGACATTCACATCCCTATATCGCAAAAAAAGTCTCTGAGCAACTAAGTATTTTAGAACATGCTATTTTTGCTGGCTTTACCCATGAACCAGGGGTTTCACTTGCAGAAAGGCTTTTGAAAATTCTTCCCGGAAATCAAAGCAAACTGTTTTATACCGACAACGGATCTACAGCTGTTGAAGTCGCTTTAAAAATGGCGATTCAATATTGGCATAATCAAGGAAAGGAAAAAAACAAAATCATAGTCTTTGAACACGCTTATCATGGAGACACTTTTGGCTCAATGTCTGTAAGCGCTCGCAGTGCATTCACTACAGCATTTGATTCTTTACTATTTGATGTTATTTCAATTCCACTTCCTCAAAAAGGAAAAGAAAAAGAAAGTGTTATTATGTTTGAATCTGAACTAAAAAAACACAAGAATAGTATTGCAGCATTTATATTTGAACCTCTTATACTTGGAGCGGGTGGCATGCTGATGTATGAACCTGAAGTTTTGGATTCTCTGATTTCAGCTTGCAAAAACGAAGATATTCTTTGCATTGCAGATGAAGTAATGACCGGTTTTGGAAGAACAGGAAAATTATTTGCTTGTGAGTACTTAAACGAGGAGCCGGATATTATTTGTCTATCAAAGGGCATTACTGGCGGCACAATGGCTCTTGGCGCCACAAGTTGTAAGCAAAAAATATACGATGCTTTTCTTTCAGATGATAAATTAAAAACCTTGTTTCACGGTCATTCTTATACCGCTAATCCAATCGCTTGTGCGGCAAGTTTGGCAAGTTTAGACTTATTGCTTTCGGAAGAAACAAAAGCTTTCATTAACAGAATTTCAAAACAACATGCTGATTTTGCTAAAAAACTAAGCGCTTATTCATCCATAGAAAACATTCGTTATAGAGGTACAATTATTGCTTTTGATATTAAAAACAAAGAAGGTGTTAGCTATTTTAACTCGGTACGCGATGAAGTTTATAATTTTTTTCTTGCCCATGGAATTATATTGCGTCCGCTCGGAAACACCATTTATATAATGCCACCCTACTCCATTTCAGTCAAAGAACTTGAGTTTATTTATGAAATAATAGAAAAGAGATTTTCAAATTAAGTTTCAAAATTGAAATAAGAAGAGGTTAACCATTTAGTAATTTCGAATCACAACCATTTTCACGCGCCATTGTTTTCCGACTAAGAAATACATTCCCTCAGCTAAACTATCGGTTACTATTTCTTCATTTTCGTTGAATTCAATTTCACGAACCACTTGCCCTGATTGATTTAAAATGGACGCCTTACCGTGCTCTATCCCCGATATTTTAAAGGTTCCGTTATTAGGATTTGGATATATACTTAATGCGCCCTGTCGCGTAAATATTTGATTTTCTTCAATACCTGTACATCCATCAACAAATACACTTACCGTATCCACGCAACCGTTTTGATCAAAAATCATATAAGTATGTGTGCCAGCGGCGACCGGAAATGTGTTAAGTCCCGTATAGGAGCCTGTTCCTCCAGATGCGTTGAGTGTTACACTGGTCTGACCAGCTCCACATGGCGGTCCGCTTAAAATACCAACTCCAACTAATTCAGGTGGCTCTACAATTACTATTTCAGCAGTATCCCAACAACAATGCGAGTCAACAACGCCATAGGTATATGATCCAGCAGGCACCGGATAGGTATCAGGTCCCCAATAAGGCACTGTACCTCCATTTGCTGCAAGCATATTTCTCAAAGAATCATTCATACATGGCATATCAGCATAAACAGTATCCAAATATATCCCGCTTCCGCCAGTTGCAAATACAGTAACAAGAGCAAAACCTCCGTGACAAAGAATTGGACTATTAACTATCGATCCAGCCACAAGAGGTGGTGGTTCGCTCAGTGTAATAACTGTTGAAGAAAAGCATCCATTAGCGTCTGTAACTAAATAATTATAGGTGCCTGCTGAAACAGTATCGATAGTAGTTCCGGTATACGGCGCTGTTCCGCCCCAAGCCGTTACCCTAATAGTTGTAAAGTAACCGTTACACTTAATTGAATCTGCAACAAAGCTTGCTATAAAAGGCGTAGGCTCTGTTATGCTTCTAGTAACAGAAACAGAGCATCCATTATTATCCGTTACAAAAAACATGTGAGAACCTGGAGGTAAGGAATAAATACCTGTTCCGCTATAGGGCGCTGCTCCACCGGTAGCAGTAATTGTAACATCGGCATAACCTCCATTACAAAGAATGCTATCCGCAGCGAAGGTTGCTGTTAAAGCTGCCGGTCCGGCAATATTAATTGTTGAAGAAACCGAACAACCCATTGCATCCGTCACAACAAAGGTATAGTCCCCTGAAGTACGACTAAAATTACCATCGCCTTGATATGGCGCTGTTCCTCCGCTAGCAGTAACATCTACTGAAGCTAAATCTCCATAACAAAGAATGTTGCCAGAAACTGTTATTGTTTCAGTAAGCGAAGAAGGCTCGCCGATATTAAGTACACTCGAAGTTGTACAACCGTTCGCATCCGTAACCATGTAAGTATGAGAGCCCGCTGCTACGGTATTAGTTCCAGTTCCTAAATATGGCGCTACACCACCACTTGCTGTAATAGTAGCAGTTGTAGATCCGCCATGACAATTAATACTATCTGAAGTAATAGTGATTTGAACAGAAGAGGGTTCATTAATAATTACATTAGATGCTGTCGAACAACCATTTGCGTCTGTAACTAAATAAGCATTTGTTCCAGCTGATACTGTAAATACCCCTGTTCCAGAATAAGGAGCAGTTCCACCGTTAGCAGAAATAGTAACTGTTGTTGTTCCAACATTGCAAAGAATTGATCCATTTGATGAAGAGGCAATTAGTTGTGTTGGCTCTGTAATTGTTACAGTTGCAGTTACGTGATTGTTGTTAACGTCTGTTACCAAGTAAGTGTGAGTTCCTGAGGCAGCGGTGAATGTGCCGGTTCCAGTGTATGGAGCAACACCACCCGAAGCAGAAACATTAACCGTAGTTGTTCCACCATGACAAAGAATAGTGCCGTTACTTGTTGTTACAACTAATTGACCAGGTTCTGTAAGTGTGATTGTTGCAGTTCTCGTACAACCATTAGCATCCGTTACTAAATATGTATGTGTTCCTGAAGCAGCTGTAAATGTTCCTGCTCCAGTGTATGGAGAAGTTCCGCCGCTAGCAGAAATGTTTACTGTTGTAGTTCCACCAAAACTTAAGATGGTGCCGCTCGTTGCAGAAGCCGTTAATAAGGTAGGCTCTGTGATAATTACCGAAGTAGTCGCCGAACAACCATTTGCATCTG
This region includes:
- the bioB gene encoding biotin synthase BioB, yielding MLMIKNNWTKKEISEIYNRPLLDLVFEAASIHRKNNDYSEVQISSLISIKTGGCPEDCSYCPQAARYNTDVNTHGMMKLEEVKQVAQAAKDGGSSRLCMGAAWREVRDNRDFDKVLEMVKTVNALDIEVCCTLGMLNYEQAQKLKDAGLFAYNHNIDTSEEHYKNIISTRTYDDRLKTIENVRKADLTVCSGGIVGLGETVEDRVGMLHLLATLPKHPESVPINALVPVKGTPLENQTRVSIWDMLRMIATTRIIMPKTVVRLSAGRLEMTVPEQALCFMAGANSIFAGDKLLTTPNPSTQDDMQMFETLGLHARKAFKGTEREKEVVTN
- a CDS encoding AAA domain-containing protein, which encodes MAKLSAVERLKHVKTLLKIERDEDYRLYKELFLRVNLEQRKKNGVTWYPIKINNEELGSGELLHLEIERTSQIDKPHQFSSGKNVSLFSNQQNETHEITGTIKSVSKNSLKLIIHCDELPDWCYEGKLGLNIQFDDNSYNEMQRALDQVIDAKHNRVAELREMIEGELPLTFEKINDELLIPQLNLSQNRAIRHVMSVKDIGVVHGPPGTGKTTSLVQAIRLTLQTEKQVLVCAPTNSAVDLLTEKLVELGIDVLRLGHPARMAEELLASSMDGKISSSPYYKDIKNLRRNAEEYFKMAGKYKRKFGKEEAQQRAALYTEAKNCIKEARLLEDFIVDELFKTSQVICCTPVTSTHRALVRKRFDTLFFDEASQALEPMVWIPLLKCKRLILSGDHFQLPPVVKSIEAKRGGLDETLLDKCISLKDSVVLLNRQYRMNTAIMGFSNSYFYKNELIADETVATHVLVNDEESYLSKSIEFIDTAGCSFDEIQNPETLSYSNPKEGNILFKHLQQLLIDYSTQTDLASISIGIISPYKEQREWLKENITQLELEKGKLSSLSVKTIDGFQGEERDVIYISLVRSNDNHEIGFLNDLRRMNVAITRAKKKLVVIGDSATIASSDFYQSFLEYCEKNGMYRTAWEWAN
- a CDS encoding SBBP repeat-containing protein, whose product is MTNLKRHSKNLSLQNVFCKLIITINLFNVFSLVAQPEWAKQMGGPEGDIGACTAADLLGNIYSIGTFSGTSTFGTYNLTSDGKGDIFIAKSSAIDGKVKWAKRMGGSNEDVGNAIVCDPSGNIYFTGRFSGMAVFGSSVLTSNGSSDSFLAKLDSLGTILWVKKIGGTGNDGGLSLASDLQGNIFTCGYFQGIANFGTFTINPIGTNYNIFLMRTNTTGNVAWVKNYGSSGYSIGTSVSCDAAGDVYMTGNFESAVTLGSYTLSSEKYQDIFISKHYGSTGNVAWASSSGGSGNDNGNGIVAGSDGYVFTTGKFENSCAFSTTTLTSIGSADMFISKRNASDGSLIWVHQFGATGYEQGSAIAQDQNGYIYVAGQFSGFVGFDDKMLISNGNTDAFLIKLKKDAGTVQWALGMGGLNVDCAYGICVGLDEALFCTGFFQSNADLAGFKLVTNGLTDAFVLKLTSTTVGIEEIKSLNSLLQISPQPFSTELNISMNKQNLKPYQLSLTDLSGKIIFQFNSNQTEQHLNLESLAAGIYILSIQEKMGEKVFKKIIKN
- a CDS encoding sterol desaturase family protein, coding for MNEFREELLIKLSIPIYALVIGLEIFYSYWHDKKYYSTKGILSNIYLTALNFSLDILVRGICLGVLWYFYQFKFTEVNKEIHPLLYWSVLLVAQDFLFYWLHRVDHYCRLFWAVHVTHHSSEEFNLTVGFRSSVFQPLYRFIYFIPLSFVGFDPLDVMFMYAATQIFGILIHTKTVDKLGFLEWFFSTPSHHRVHHACNIKYLDKNMGMVFIIWDRLFGTFEEEKEEVVYGLTSNLKSYNPVNMVFHEWKNILSDIIKKKAPLKAKIMYVFGPPGWSHDGSTKTSRQLRAELKNKNKH
- a CDS encoding PhoH family protein, with translation MAKRAGKTSIGERKIFVLDTSVIIYDHTAMRNFAEHDVVIPITVLEELDNFKKGNDTKNYSAREFTRYIDKHSQESLQNWTSINGPTRGKFKIELNSSSKVNAEKIFDDRKADHRILNTALYVSETHPGRKVILVTKDVNLRIKAKSLNLLAEDYETGKIKSVDELYTGNTEDVKATNEQITNIYNKGNSPAKPILKKGGVPNHYYVLKNGSQSVLARYDKENDSMERVIKTAAFGVIPKNAEQAFALDAIMNPDIKLVTIQGVAGTGKTLLSLAGALELRRNYHQIYLARPVVPLSNKDIGYLPGDVNSKLNPYMEPLWDNLKYIRSLFSEKDKEHKQLNEMVEAQKLVVCPLAYIRGRSLSNVFFIVDEAQNLTPHEVKTIITRAGENTKIIFTGDIHQIDTPYLDSQSNGLSYMIDKLKGQTLYAHITLEKGERSALANLANDLL